Proteins found in one Synechococcus sp. LA31 genomic segment:
- a CDS encoding RNA-binding protein, protein MSIFVGNLPFRAEQEDVAELFTPFGEITNCFLPLERDTGRKRGFAFVELADEDSESRAIDALQGAELMGRPLRINKAEPRSSGGGGGGSGGGYGGGDRGPRRGGDGAGGGGSYGGGDRAAYGAGERSSGARGWEDRSYGGGGDRAGDSFGAGRTRRRRSSGGGD, encoded by the coding sequence GTGAGCATTTTTGTTGGCAACCTCCCCTTCCGCGCGGAACAGGAGGACGTGGCCGAGCTGTTTACCCCTTTCGGTGAAATCACCAACTGTTTCCTGCCCCTGGAGCGGGATACAGGCCGAAAGCGGGGCTTTGCGTTTGTGGAACTGGCCGACGAGGACAGCGAATCACGCGCCATCGACGCCCTCCAGGGCGCAGAGCTGATGGGTCGCCCCCTGCGCATCAACAAAGCCGAACCCCGCAGTAGCGGCGGCGGCGGCGGCGGCAGTGGTGGCGGCTACGGAGGTGGTGACCGTGGCCCCCGGCGCGGCGGTGATGGCGCTGGCGGCGGAGGCAGCTATGGCGGCGGCGATCGCGCTGCTTACGGAGCTGGCGAGCGTTCGTCCGGTGCACGCGGTTGGGAAGACCGCAGCTACGGCGGCGGCGGCGATCGCGCTGGTGATTCCTTTGGAGCGGGCCGCACCCGCCGGCGGCGCAGCAGCGGTGGTGGCGACTGA
- the dusA gene encoding tRNA dihydrouridine(20/20a) synthase DusA → MPDSLLNGAYRFSVAPMMDYTDRHFRVLMRQITRRSLLYTEMVVAQALHYSERRERLIDFDPIEHPIALQVGGDDPQLLAEAARIAADRGYDEINLNVGCPSEKVQKGRFGACLMAEPDHVARCISAMAAASPLPVTVKHRIGIDERDSYAELLAFVDAVAAAGAQRFSVHARKAWLEGLDPKQNRTIPPLRYELVHQLKRERPALTIELNGGLLDLASCSEQLQQVDGVMVGRAAYDHPLRWATVDRDLFSDSSQPMASASTVVRGLIPYAEGWCNGGGRLWAIARHLVQVVEGVSGARHWRRDLGLAAGARDAGPEVFERAAAQLEERGL, encoded by the coding sequence ATGCCCGATTCGCTGCTGAACGGGGCCTACCGCTTCAGTGTGGCCCCGATGATGGACTACACCGATCGGCACTTCCGGGTGCTGATGCGGCAGATCACTCGGCGCAGCCTGCTTTACACCGAGATGGTGGTGGCCCAGGCGCTGCACTACAGCGAGCGGCGCGAGCGCCTGATCGATTTCGACCCGATCGAGCATCCGATCGCCCTGCAGGTGGGCGGCGACGATCCGCAACTCTTGGCGGAGGCCGCCCGGATCGCCGCCGATCGCGGCTACGACGAGATCAACCTCAACGTGGGTTGCCCCAGCGAGAAGGTGCAGAAGGGGCGCTTCGGGGCCTGCTTGATGGCTGAACCGGATCACGTGGCCCGCTGCATCAGTGCCATGGCCGCGGCCTCACCGCTGCCGGTCACGGTGAAGCACCGCATCGGCATCGATGAGCGGGATTCCTACGCGGAGCTGCTGGCCTTCGTGGATGCGGTGGCTGCAGCTGGGGCGCAGCGGTTCAGCGTGCACGCCCGCAAGGCCTGGCTGGAGGGCCTCGATCCCAAACAAAACCGCACGATCCCGCCCCTGCGCTACGAGCTGGTGCATCAGCTCAAACGAGAGCGGCCCGCTCTCACGATCGAACTGAATGGCGGCCTGCTCGATCTGGCCAGCTGCTCTGAGCAGCTGCAACAGGTGGATGGCGTGATGGTGGGCCGGGCCGCCTACGATCACCCCCTGCGCTGGGCCACGGTGGACCGCGACCTGTTCAGCGACAGCAGCCAACCGATGGCCAGTGCCTCAACGGTGGTGCGGGGTTTGATCCCCTATGCCGAGGGCTGGTGCAACGGCGGCGGCCGCCTCTGGGCCATTGCCCGGCATCTGGTGCAGGTGGTGGAAGGCGTGAGCGGGGCGCGCCATTGGCGCCGCGATCTCGGCCTGGCCGCTGGAGCCCGCGATGCAGGCCCCGAGGTGTTCGAGCGCGCGGCTGCCCAGCTGGAGGAGCGGGGGCTCTAA
- a CDS encoding NAD(P)/FAD-dependent oxidoreductase, with amino-acid sequence MPSSSEHWSLVVAGGGPAGFMAAIAAAEAGLQRVLVLESTPEPLGKVLISGGGRCNVTHACWDPRELVGSYPRGGKALRGPFSRFAAGDAVAWFDEHGLELVEEADGRMFPRANRSTAVIQCLRRAAAAAGVELRTHCALQAARQRPQGGFALDVRRGSQAGAEAAAVSLTADRLLLATGSHPSGRRLAQSLGHGLVAPVPSLFTLAFKPNPLVALAGVVMDPVDLELEIDLDQIAAPAPPGMAHRFRQSGPLLITHWGLSGPAALRLTAFAARALHHGGYRGTLRVDWSGGRSQPQLEQLFAECRRDQARRQLSNARPWPALSRRLWQHLLDQQGVEPERRWADLGKRQQQGLIESLRRSSYPVAGRGPFGEEFVTAGGVPLGEVNLATMESRLTTGLYLAGELLDVDGITGGFNFQHCWSSGWLAGQAIAAVGS; translated from the coding sequence ATGCCCTCCTCTTCTGAGCACTGGTCGCTGGTGGTGGCTGGTGGTGGACCGGCCGGCTTCATGGCGGCGATTGCCGCGGCGGAGGCCGGGCTGCAGCGGGTGTTGGTGCTTGAAAGCACCCCGGAGCCCCTGGGCAAGGTGCTGATCAGCGGGGGCGGCCGTTGCAATGTGACCCACGCCTGCTGGGATCCCAGGGAGCTGGTGGGGTCCTATCCCCGCGGTGGCAAGGCCCTGCGCGGCCCCTTCAGCCGCTTTGCTGCCGGCGATGCGGTGGCTTGGTTCGACGAGCACGGCCTGGAGCTGGTGGAGGAGGCGGATGGCCGCATGTTTCCGCGGGCTAATCGCTCCACGGCGGTGATTCAGTGCCTGCGCCGTGCGGCGGCCGCGGCCGGTGTGGAGCTGCGCACCCACTGCGCGCTCCAGGCAGCACGGCAGCGGCCCCAGGGGGGCTTTGCGCTGGATGTGCGACGCGGTTCCCAGGCTGGAGCTGAGGCCGCAGCGGTGTCGCTCACCGCCGATCGTCTGCTCCTGGCCACCGGCAGCCATCCCAGCGGGCGGCGCCTGGCCCAGAGCCTTGGCCATGGCCTGGTGGCGCCGGTGCCCTCCCTGTTCACGCTGGCCTTCAAGCCCAATCCGCTGGTGGCGTTAGCCGGGGTGGTGATGGATCCGGTCGACCTCGAGCTGGAGATCGACCTGGATCAGATCGCCGCTCCAGCGCCGCCGGGTATGGCCCATCGCTTTCGCCAGTCGGGTCCGCTGTTGATCACCCACTGGGGCTTAAGCGGGCCTGCCGCTCTGCGGCTCACGGCCTTTGCGGCGCGAGCGCTGCACCATGGCGGCTACCGGGGCACTTTGCGGGTCGACTGGAGCGGTGGCCGTAGCCAGCCCCAGCTGGAGCAGCTGTTTGCCGAGTGCCGCCGCGATCAGGCCCGGCGCCAGCTCAGCAACGCCCGCCCTTGGCCGGCGCTGAGCCGCCGCCTCTGGCAGCACCTTCTCGATCAGCAGGGGGTGGAGCCGGAGCGTCGTTGGGCTGATCTGGGCAAACGCCAGCAGCAGGGCTTGATCGAAAGCCTGCGGCGCAGCAGCTACCCGGTGGCCGGCCGCGGCCCTTTTGGTGAAGAGTTCGTCACCGCCGGCGGCGTGCCCCTGGGGGAGGTGAACCTGGCCACCATGGAAAGCCGACTCACCACTGGGCTCTACCTGGCCGGTGAGCTGTTGGATGTGGATGGCATCACCGGCGGCTTCAACTTCCAGCACTGCTGGAGCTCTGGCTGGCTCGCGGGGCAGGCGATCGCGGCTGTGGGTTCCTGA
- a CDS encoding type II secretion system F family protein: MPNFSATYTTRAGQTRQLRLQAADVASARRDLRRRGIVPSALELVEGTGRGAAVPATTVFGLDLSGLLEARPGIREKALFANKLAALVDAGVPIVRSLDLMARQQRMPLFKRALTAVSTDVNQGGSLGAALRRWPKVFDKLTIAMVEAGEAGGVLDESLRRLAKLLEGNAKLQNQIKGAMGYPVAVLVIAVLVFLGMTIFLIPTFAGIFEDLGAELPVFTQLMVDLSKLLRSSFSLLLVLVLVVGGWLFSRYYATADGRRRVDGLLLQLPLFGDLIQKTATAKFCRTFSSLTRAGVPILLSLEIVQETAGNAVIADAIVASRQDVQEGIPLSVALGRKQVFPELALSMLAIGEETGQMDTMLSKVADFYEDEVEAAVKALTSMLEPAMIVIVGGIVGSILLAMYLPMFSIFDQIK, from the coding sequence ATGCCCAACTTCAGCGCTACCTACACCACCCGCGCCGGCCAAACCCGCCAACTGCGCCTGCAGGCCGCCGATGTCGCCAGCGCCCGCCGCGACCTACGCCGCCGCGGCATCGTGCCCAGCGCCCTGGAGCTAGTGGAGGGAACAGGCCGCGGCGCCGCCGTGCCGGCCACCACCGTGTTTGGCCTGGATCTCTCCGGCCTGCTGGAGGCCCGGCCTGGCATCCGCGAGAAAGCGCTGTTCGCCAACAAGCTGGCGGCGCTGGTGGATGCCGGGGTGCCGATCGTGCGCAGCCTCGATCTGATGGCGCGGCAACAGCGCATGCCCCTGTTCAAGCGGGCGCTCACGGCGGTGAGCACCGATGTGAACCAGGGCGGCAGCCTCGGGGCGGCGCTGCGGCGCTGGCCGAAGGTGTTCGACAAGCTCACCATCGCCATGGTGGAAGCGGGAGAGGCCGGCGGTGTGCTCGATGAGAGCCTGCGGCGCCTGGCCAAGTTGCTGGAGGGCAACGCCAAGCTCCAAAACCAAATCAAGGGGGCGATGGGCTACCCGGTGGCAGTGCTGGTGATCGCGGTGCTGGTGTTCCTGGGGATGACGATCTTCCTGATCCCCACCTTCGCGGGGATCTTTGAAGACCTGGGCGCCGAGCTGCCCGTGTTCACCCAGCTGATGGTGGATCTGAGCAAGCTGCTGCGCTCCTCCTTCTCGCTGCTGCTGGTGTTGGTCCTCGTGGTGGGGGGCTGGCTGTTCAGCCGCTACTACGCCACCGCCGATGGCCGCCGCCGGGTGGATGGCCTGCTGCTGCAACTGCCCCTGTTCGGCGACCTGATCCAGAAAACAGCCACAGCCAAGTTTTGCCGCACCTTCAGCTCCCTCACACGAGCTGGGGTGCCGATCCTGCTCTCGCTCGAGATCGTGCAAGAAACGGCAGGCAACGCCGTGATCGCCGACGCGATCGTGGCCTCCCGCCAAGACGTGCAAGAGGGCATTCCCCTGAGCGTGGCCCTCGGACGCAAACAGGTCTTCCCCGAACTGGCCCTGAGCATGCTCGCCATCGGCGAGGAAACCGGCCAGATGGACACGATGCTCTCCAAGGTGGCCGACTTCTACGAAGACGAAGTGGAAGCCGCCGTGAAGGCACTCACCTCGATGCTCGAACCCGCCATGATCGTGATCGTGGGCGGCATCGTGGGCTCAATCCTGCTGGCGATGTATCTGCCGATGTTCTCGATCTTTGATCAGATCAAATAG
- a CDS encoding type IV pilus twitching motility protein PilT yields MELQIEQLMEELVESGGSDLHLAAGQPPYGRFSGALRPMREEKLSEDQCNRLIFSMINNAQRKQLEQTWELDCAYGLRGVSRFRVNVYRQRGSYAACLRALGSSIPSLSSLNLPPVVEETSRRPRGLILVTGPTGSGKTTTLAALLDHINRSRAEHILTIEDPIEFTYRNEQSVIHQRQLGEDTRSFAAALRAALREDPDVILVGEMRDLETIQLAITAAETGHLVFGTLHTSSAAQTVDRMVDVFPAEQQTQIRVQLSSSLVGVFSQTLCKRLNPMPGQFGRVMAQEILINTPAIANLIREGKTAQLYSQIQTGGQQGMQTLERALANLVVQGAVSREEAMAKASKPEELGRLLDGQSG; encoded by the coding sequence ATGGAGCTCCAGATCGAGCAGCTGATGGAGGAGCTGGTGGAGAGCGGCGGTAGCGATCTGCACCTGGCAGCGGGACAGCCCCCCTACGGACGCTTCAGCGGAGCGCTGCGACCCATGCGCGAGGAGAAGCTCAGCGAAGACCAGTGCAACCGCCTGATCTTCTCGATGATCAACAACGCCCAGCGCAAGCAGCTGGAGCAAACCTGGGAACTCGACTGTGCTTACGGCTTGCGGGGGGTGTCGCGCTTCCGCGTGAATGTGTACCGGCAGCGGGGCAGCTACGCCGCCTGCCTGCGGGCCCTGGGCAGCTCGATCCCCAGCCTCTCCAGCCTGAATCTGCCGCCGGTGGTGGAAGAAACGAGCCGGCGGCCGCGGGGGCTGATCCTGGTGACCGGGCCCACCGGCTCCGGCAAAACCACCACCCTGGCGGCCCTGCTGGATCACATCAACCGCAGCCGCGCCGAGCACATCCTCACGATCGAGGACCCGATCGAATTCACCTACCGCAATGAGCAAAGCGTGATCCACCAGCGCCAGCTGGGGGAAGACACCCGCAGCTTCGCCGCGGCCCTGCGGGCGGCCCTGCGCGAGGACCCCGACGTGATCCTGGTGGGGGAGATGCGCGACCTGGAAACGATCCAGCTGGCGATCACCGCAGCGGAAACAGGTCACCTGGTGTTTGGCACATTGCACACCAGCTCCGCCGCCCAGACGGTGGATCGCATGGTGGATGTGTTCCCGGCTGAGCAGCAGACCCAGATCCGCGTGCAGCTGAGCAGTTCGCTGGTGGGGGTGTTCTCGCAGACCCTGTGCAAACGGCTGAACCCCATGCCGGGCCAGTTCGGGCGCGTGATGGCCCAGGAGATCCTGATCAACACGCCAGCCATCGCCAACCTGATCCGCGAGGGCAAAACGGCGCAGCTCTATTCCCAGATCCAAACCGGCGGCCAGCAGGGCATGCAGACCCTGGAACGGGCCCTGGCCAACCTGGTGGTGCAAGGGGCTGTGAGCCGCGAGGAGGCGATGGCCAAGGCCAGCAAACCGGAGGAACTGGGCCGCCTGCTCGACGGCCAGAGCGGCTGA
- a CDS encoding GspE/PulE family protein: MTRTPTRPVPAAASADQQRLEVELLLGEAVLNSQALRAAGTERWGWEQTFSKQRCQELGCLPVERRNGTLVLAIPSHWGPEQRDSLQQIAAAAALPISLRLALPDELTAALQAALNDTATAAEKHQPATASATPISPAPPRPAPGASLVHDLQLEETLEEAPSNGVDEMDVEASLSASNASPVVSLVDRILVQALQRNASDIHIEPQDDGLLIRLRQDGVLEQLDKLPKNLTPAVTSRLKIMADLDIAERRLPQDGRIRRRYRGKLFDLRVSTLPTRYGEKVCMRLLDSGTTHLGLNKLITDPVALASVREMGGKPFGMLLVTGPTGSGKSTTLYSLLAERNDPGVNISTVEDPIEYTLRGIAQTQVNREKGYDFALALRAFMRQDPDVLLVGETRDQETAKTAIEAALTGHLVLTTLHCNDAPSAIARLAEMGVEPFMVSASLMGIVSQRLVRRVCPDCRQAYHPSEQELGRFGLFASNEQAITFFKASRHQGDSTAVCPTCQGLGYRGRVGVYEVLRINETLASAIAQQASTDRIRKLAIEAGMKTLLGYGLDLVRQGHTTLEEIERMILTDSSLESERRAKALHTITCGGCGAGMRDEWLECPYCLTPRAIT; this comes from the coding sequence ATGACCCGCACGCCCACTCGGCCCGTGCCCGCCGCGGCCAGCGCTGATCAGCAGCGGCTGGAGGTTGAGCTGCTCTTGGGGGAAGCGGTGCTCAACAGCCAGGCCCTACGGGCCGCCGGCACGGAGCGCTGGGGCTGGGAACAGACCTTCTCAAAGCAACGCTGCCAAGAGCTGGGCTGCCTGCCGGTGGAGCGGCGAAACGGCACCCTGGTGCTGGCTATCCCCAGCCATTGGGGACCGGAGCAGCGCGACAGCCTGCAGCAGATCGCCGCGGCCGCCGCTCTGCCCATCAGCCTGCGCCTGGCCCTGCCCGATGAGCTGACCGCCGCGCTTCAGGCTGCTCTCAACGACACGGCCACCGCAGCGGAGAAGCACCAACCAGCAACCGCCAGCGCCACCCCGATCAGCCCAGCACCGCCGCGGCCAGCACCTGGCGCCTCCCTGGTGCACGACCTGCAGCTGGAGGAGACCCTCGAGGAAGCGCCCAGCAACGGCGTCGACGAGATGGATGTAGAGGCCAGCCTCTCGGCCTCCAATGCTTCACCGGTGGTGAGCCTGGTGGACCGGATCCTGGTGCAGGCCCTGCAGCGCAACGCCAGCGACATCCACATCGAACCCCAAGACGATGGGCTGCTGATTCGCCTGCGCCAGGACGGCGTGCTTGAGCAGCTCGACAAGCTGCCAAAGAACCTCACCCCTGCGGTGACCTCCCGCCTCAAGATCATGGCGGACCTGGACATCGCCGAGCGGCGCCTGCCCCAGGACGGCCGCATCCGCCGCCGCTACCGAGGCAAGTTGTTTGATCTGCGGGTCAGCACCTTGCCCACCCGCTACGGCGAAAAGGTGTGCATGCGCCTGCTCGACAGCGGCACGACCCACCTGGGACTCAACAAGCTGATCACCGATCCGGTAGCCCTGGCCAGCGTGCGCGAGATGGGCGGCAAACCCTTCGGGATGCTGCTGGTGACGGGGCCCACCGGCTCGGGCAAGAGCACCACCCTCTACTCACTGCTGGCGGAGCGCAACGACCCGGGGGTGAACATCTCCACCGTTGAAGACCCGATCGAATACACCCTCAGGGGCATCGCCCAGACCCAGGTGAACCGGGAGAAGGGCTACGACTTTGCCCTGGCCCTGCGGGCCTTCATGCGCCAAGACCCGGACGTGCTGCTGGTGGGTGAAACCCGCGACCAGGAAACCGCCAAAACCGCCATCGAAGCGGCCCTCACCGGCCACCTGGTGCTTACCACCCTGCATTGCAACGACGCGCCCAGTGCCATCGCCCGCTTAGCGGAGATGGGGGTGGAGCCGTTCATGGTGAGCGCCTCACTGATGGGGATCGTGTCGCAGCGGCTGGTGCGGCGGGTCTGCCCCGATTGCCGGCAGGCGTATCACCCCAGCGAGCAGGAGCTGGGCCGCTTCGGCTTGTTTGCCAGCAACGAGCAAGCCATCACCTTCTTCAAGGCCAGCCGTCACCAGGGCGACAGCACGGCGGTGTGCCCCACCTGCCAGGGCCTGGGCTACCGCGGCCGCGTGGGGGTGTACGAGGTGCTGCGCATCAACGAAACCCTGGCCAGTGCCATCGCCCAGCAAGCGAGCACCGATCGGATCCGCAAGCTGGCGATCGAGGCCGGCATGAAAACGCTGCTGGGCTACGGCCTCGATCTGGTGCGCCAGGGCCACACCACCCTCGAGGAGATCGAGCGCATGATCCTCACCGATTCCAGCCTGGAATCAGAGCGCCGGGCCAAGGCGCTGCACACGATCACCTGCGGCGGCTGCGGCGCCGGCATGCGCGATGAATGGCTGGAGTGCCCCTACTGCCTCACGCCACGGGCGATCACCTAA
- the grpE gene encoding nucleotide exchange factor GrpE, with protein sequence MSGEATPLSQESAETLNTAVEVEQSATADAVPEVEAPATEAAASADPEQRVRELEAELEALKAEHETVRSQYMRIAADFDNFRKRQSRDQDDLRVQIACTTLSEILPVVDNFERARQQLEPQAEEAQTIHRSYQGLYKQLVDVFKQLGVSPMRVEGEPFDPNLHEAVLREPSDEHHEDVVIAELQRGYHLNGRVLRHALVKVSMGPGPSGGETAAPAESAQAENEA encoded by the coding sequence ATGAGCGGCGAAGCGACCCCCCTCTCCCAGGAATCCGCCGAGACCCTCAACACAGCGGTTGAGGTTGAGCAGTCCGCCACTGCGGATGCTGTGCCTGAGGTTGAGGCCCCTGCCACCGAAGCGGCAGCCAGCGCCGATCCGGAGCAGCGGGTGCGCGAGCTTGAGGCGGAGCTGGAGGCTCTCAAGGCCGAGCACGAAACGGTGCGTAGCCAATACATGCGCATCGCCGCTGATTTCGACAACTTCCGCAAGCGCCAAAGCCGCGACCAAGACGATCTGCGCGTGCAGATTGCCTGCACCACCCTGAGCGAGATCCTGCCGGTGGTGGACAACTTCGAGCGGGCGCGCCAGCAGCTTGAACCCCAGGCGGAGGAAGCGCAGACCATCCACCGCAGTTATCAGGGGCTCTACAAACAGCTGGTGGATGTGTTCAAGCAGCTGGGCGTGTCGCCGATGCGGGTGGAGGGCGAGCCCTTTGATCCCAACCTGCACGAAGCGGTGCTGCGCGAGCCCAGCGATGAGCACCATGAAGATGTCGTGATCGCCGAGCTCCAGCGCGGTTATCACCTCAACGGCCGGGTGCTGCGCCACGCCTTGGTGAAAGTGTCGATGGGCCCTGGCCCCAGCGGCGGTGAAACGGCCGCTCCGGCCGAGAGTGCACAGGCCGAGAACGAGGCCTGA
- the dnaJ gene encoding molecular chaperone DnaJ, whose product MADYYDLLGVARDSDADTLKRAYRRLARQYHPDINKEPGAEDKFKEIGRAYEVLSDPQTRARYDQFGEAGLGGGGGMPDMGDMGGFADLFETFFSGFGGGVGGPGGGGARRRGPRQGDDLRFDLTVSFSEAVFGKEKEIQIRHLETCSTCSGSGAKSGSGPTTCGTCGGAGQVRRATRTPFGSFTQVAPCPTCEGSGQVIADPCNACGGQGVQQVRKKLRINIPAGVDSGTRLRVANEGNAGQRGGPAGDLYVFLTVQSHPQLRRDGINIHSEVVVNYLQAILGDTIEVETVDGAEQLEIPAGTQPGAVLTLTGKGVPKLGNPVARGNHMIAIKVQLPTKLNREERELLEQLAGHHTAKGHKHPHKSGLFGGLFG is encoded by the coding sequence ATGGCCGACTACTACGACTTGCTGGGGGTCGCCCGCGACTCAGATGCCGACACCCTCAAGCGGGCCTATCGGCGTTTGGCGCGCCAGTACCACCCCGATATCAACAAAGAGCCCGGCGCGGAGGACAAGTTCAAGGAGATCGGACGCGCCTATGAGGTGCTGAGCGATCCCCAGACCCGCGCCCGCTACGACCAGTTCGGCGAAGCCGGCCTGGGTGGTGGTGGCGGCATGCCCGATATGGGCGATATGGGCGGATTTGCCGACCTGTTTGAAACCTTCTTCAGCGGCTTCGGTGGTGGCGTGGGCGGCCCGGGTGGTGGCGGTGCCCGCCGCCGCGGTCCGCGCCAAGGCGACGACCTGCGCTTCGACCTCACCGTGAGCTTCAGCGAAGCGGTGTTTGGCAAGGAGAAGGAGATCCAGATTCGCCATCTGGAAACCTGCAGCACCTGCAGCGGCTCCGGGGCGAAGAGCGGCAGTGGCCCCACCACCTGCGGCACCTGCGGTGGTGCCGGCCAGGTGCGCCGCGCCACCCGCACCCCCTTCGGCAGTTTCACCCAGGTGGCTCCCTGCCCCACCTGCGAGGGCAGCGGCCAGGTGATTGCCGATCCTTGCAATGCCTGCGGCGGTCAGGGCGTGCAGCAGGTGCGCAAGAAGCTGCGCATCAATATTCCCGCCGGTGTCGACAGCGGCACGCGCTTGCGGGTGGCCAATGAAGGCAATGCCGGCCAGCGCGGCGGCCCCGCTGGTGATCTGTATGTGTTTCTCACGGTGCAATCGCATCCGCAGCTGCGGCGCGATGGCATCAACATCCACTCCGAGGTGGTGGTGAATTACCTCCAGGCGATCCTCGGCGACACGATTGAAGTGGAAACCGTGGATGGCGCCGAGCAGCTGGAGATCCCCGCTGGCACCCAGCCCGGGGCTGTGCTCACCCTCACCGGCAAGGGCGTGCCCAAGCTGGGGAATCCGGTGGCCCGCGGCAACCACATGATTGCGATCAAGGTGCAGCTGCCCACCAAGCTCAACCGCGAGGAGCGCGAGCTGCTGGAGCAATTGGCCGGCCACCACACCGCCAAGGGCCATAAGCATCCGCATAAGAGCGGCCTGTTCGGCGGCCTGTTCGGGTGA
- a CDS encoding sulfurtransferase TusA family protein, which produces MSTAAPDSSAQLNLRGTPCPLNFIRSKLALEKLALGAWLQVDLDAGEPEQMVASGLREAGQYVEVEALEPGAVRLLIQRLG; this is translated from the coding sequence GTGAGCACCGCCGCCCCTGATTCCTCTGCTCAGCTCAACCTGCGCGGCACCCCCTGCCCGCTCAACTTCATCCGCAGCAAGCTGGCGCTGGAGAAGCTCGCGCTCGGTGCCTGGCTTCAGGTGGATCTCGATGCCGGCGAGCCCGAGCAGATGGTGGCCTCGGGTTTGCGCGAAGCAGGCCAGTATGTGGAGGTGGAAGCCCTCGAGCCCGGAGCGGTGCGGTTGCTGATTCAACGCCTTGGCTGA
- the rsgA gene encoding ribosome small subunit-dependent GTPase A, protein MAERARVMALEANFCRVELEQPGPGGIEHLLCVRRTRLGKTGQQICVGDRVQIDGIDWPEGRGAVAALEPRNSLLERPAVANCSRVVVAVALEQPQLDPLQLTRFLITAERTGVAVELVLTKADLLRAAERAAWCERLQGWGYGPLLVSAQQGAGIAELRQRLAQPGIAVLCGPSGVGKSSLINALVPELALRVSAVSGRLQRGRHTTRHVELFPLVPGALLADTPGFNRPDLPLEPGDLGPLFPEIRQRLVAGVCRFKNCLHQGDPGCAVGSDWDRFPIYTTCLEAVQAQAAREQGRSIGSAGLKQRGSRREPLLDQRLRQVSRRRQRQSDVDDD, encoded by the coding sequence TTGGCTGAACGGGCGCGGGTGATGGCCCTGGAGGCCAACTTCTGCCGTGTGGAGCTCGAGCAACCTGGCCCCGGCGGCATCGAGCATTTGCTCTGCGTGCGCCGCACCCGTCTCGGCAAAACCGGCCAGCAGATCTGCGTCGGCGATCGCGTGCAGATCGATGGCATCGACTGGCCGGAAGGCCGCGGCGCCGTTGCGGCTCTGGAACCCCGCAACAGCTTGCTGGAGCGCCCCGCCGTCGCCAACTGCAGCCGGGTGGTGGTGGCGGTGGCGCTGGAGCAACCTCAGCTCGACCCTCTGCAACTCACCCGTTTTCTGATCACCGCTGAGCGCACTGGCGTGGCGGTGGAATTGGTGCTCACCAAGGCAGATCTGCTGCGTGCCGCGGAGCGGGCGGCTTGGTGCGAGCGTTTGCAGGGCTGGGGCTACGGGCCGTTGCTGGTGTCAGCCCAGCAGGGCGCGGGGATTGCGGAGTTGCGGCAGCGTTTGGCCCAGCCCGGCATCGCTGTGCTCTGCGGCCCCTCTGGCGTGGGGAAAAGCAGCTTGATCAATGCCCTGGTGCCGGAGCTTGCCTTGCGGGTGAGTGCCGTATCAGGCCGTCTCCAGCGCGGCCGCCACACCACCCGCCACGTGGAGCTGTTTCCCCTGGTCCCCGGGGCCCTGCTGGCCGATACGCCGGGGTTCAACCGCCCCGATTTGCCTCTGGAACCAGGGGATCTCGGGCCGCTGTTTCCCGAGATCCGTCAGCGGCTGGTCGCTGGCGTCTGCCGGTTCAAGAATTGCCTGCACCAGGGCGATCCCGGCTGCGCCGTGGGCAGCGACTGGGATCGTTTTCCCATCTACACCACCTGCCTTGAGGCAGTGCAGGCACAGGCGGCGCGCGAGCAGGGCCGCAGCATTGGTTCCGCCGGGCTTAAGCAGCGGGGCAGCCGCCGAGAGCCGCTGTTGGATCAGCGCTTGCGTCAGGTGTCGCGCCGGCGCCAGCGCCAGAGCGATGTTGACGACGACTGA
- a CDS encoding YbaB/EbfC family nucleoid-associated protein produces MAGFGLPNFGQLTEAFKKAQQIQQDAAKLQEELDAMELEGTSSCGRASVWLSGNQQPLKVRLDPALLAEGQSATEGATLDALKAAYELSTGTMKQRMEELTGGLNLNLPGMG; encoded by the coding sequence ATGGCCGGTTTCGGACTCCCCAACTTCGGCCAACTCACCGAAGCCTTCAAAAAGGCGCAACAGATCCAGCAGGACGCCGCCAAGCTCCAAGAGGAACTGGATGCCATGGAACTGGAGGGCACGAGCAGCTGCGGCCGCGCCAGCGTGTGGCTCTCCGGCAACCAGCAGCCGCTGAAGGTGCGCCTCGATCCGGCTCTGCTGGCGGAGGGGCAGAGCGCCACCGAAGGTGCCACCCTCGATGCCCTGAAAGCGGCCTATGAGCTCTCCACCGGCACGATGAAGCAACGGATGGAAGAGCTCACCGGCGGCCTCAACCTCAACCTGCCAGGCATGGGCTGA